The proteins below come from a single Williamwhitmania sp. genomic window:
- a CDS encoding NADH-dependent flavin oxidoreductase: MINNKYQALFHPITLPHSGLVLPNRIVMAPMTTYSGNSDGTATDAEVAYYARRSKAAGTIMTACAYVIPHGKGFRGQIGVHSDTMIPSLKRIAEAIKKDGAKAILQIYHGGRMSPPEEVPNGRVLSASNIPATYGNAPIPHPMTEAEIEETIAAFGEATRRAIEAGFDGVEIHGANTYLLQQFFSPHANRREDKWGDSIEKRMAFPLAIVEAVTAAAAKHAKAPFAVGYRLSPEEVEEPGITISDTLQLANALASTKLDFLHISTMSYAGGSLRNSDDTAPRALLIHNHVGHRIPVIGVGSIHNPEEVTTVLNAGIPLVALGRELLMEPDWLTKVKEGQEHDIRTTLSKQAQAELVIPDPMWQGLITRKGWLPVVE, encoded by the coding sequence ATGATTAACAACAAATACCAAGCGCTCTTTCACCCCATCACCCTACCCCACTCCGGGCTGGTGCTGCCCAACCGCATTGTGATGGCTCCCATGACCACCTACTCGGGGAATTCCGATGGCACAGCCACCGATGCAGAGGTAGCTTACTATGCTCGGCGCTCAAAGGCGGCCGGCACCATAATGACTGCTTGCGCCTATGTTATTCCTCACGGAAAGGGGTTTCGCGGACAAATTGGTGTTCACTCCGACACCATGATTCCAAGCCTTAAAAGGATAGCCGAGGCAATTAAAAAGGATGGTGCCAAGGCCATTCTGCAAATCTACCATGGGGGAAGAATGTCTCCACCCGAGGAGGTGCCTAACGGTAGGGTGCTAAGCGCAAGCAACATTCCAGCCACCTACGGCAATGCCCCCATTCCGCACCCTATGACAGAAGCGGAGATAGAGGAAACCATTGCTGCCTTTGGAGAGGCAACTCGTAGAGCAATCGAAGCTGGCTTCGATGGCGTAGAGATTCATGGTGCCAATACCTACCTGCTACAGCAGTTCTTCTCGCCGCATGCCAATCGCAGGGAGGACAAGTGGGGCGACTCCATTGAAAAGAGAATGGCCTTTCCACTGGCAATAGTTGAAGCAGTAACAGCTGCAGCAGCAAAGCATGCCAAAGCACCCTTTGCCGTAGGTTACAGGCTTTCACCCGAGGAGGTGGAGGAGCCGGGAATAACCATAAGCGACACGCTGCAGCTGGCCAATGCGCTGGCATCGACAAAGCTCGACTTCCTGCACATCTCCACCATGAGCTACGCTGGTGGCTCGCTGCGCAACAGCGACGACACGGCCCCGCGGGCACTGCTCATCCACAACCATGTTGGCCACAGGATTCCCGTTATTGGTGTTGGCTCCATCCACAACCCGGAGGAGGTAACAACCGTGCTAAATGCCGGCATTCCTTTAGTGGCACTGGGGCGAGAGCTGCTCATGGAGCCCGACTGGCTAACCAAGGTAAAGGAGGGTCAAGAGCACGATATCCGCACCACCCTTTCCAAGCAGGCACAGGCAGAGCTCGTTATTCCCGATCCCATGTGGCAGGGCCTCATTACCCGAAAAGGGTGGCTTCCCGTGGTAGAGTAA